A stretch of the Cheilinus undulatus linkage group 11, ASM1832078v1, whole genome shotgun sequence genome encodes the following:
- the LOC121517930 gene encoding cytosolic sulfotransferase 1-like: MEKTFDPDKMAALRPELINFHGVSMSHYFVDNWENVQNFQARPDDILVATYPKAGTTWVSYILDLLYFDQTAKERQTSIPIYDRVPFLEIALPSMDTGKDQVDKLPTSPRLIKTHFPVQFVPKSFWEQNCRMIYVARNAKDNMVSYFHFDSMNSVQPLPGDWNNYFHRFMEGKMVFGSWYEHVSGWWEKKKTYPKIHYMFYEDLIEDTGREIDKLCDFLGLTSSVEEREGIVGRAQFSSMKKDSMANYSTLPVMDFKISPFMRKGKVGDWKNHFTVAQNEEFDEDYKKKMKDPSLRFRSVI, encoded by the exons ATGGAGAAAACTTTTGATCCAGATAAG ATGGCTGCACTCAGACCAGAGCTGATCAATTTCCATGGAGTCTCAATGAGCCACTACTTTGTAGACAACTGGGAAAACGTTCAAAACTTTCAGGCTAGGCCAGATGACATATTGGTTGCAACTTACCCCAAAGCCG GAACCACGTGGGTCTCCTACATCCTCGACCTGCTGTATTTTGATCAGACAGCTAAAGAGCGTCAGACGTCCATCCCCATCTATGACAGAGTACCCTTCTTAGAGATAGCCCTCCCATCAATGGATACAG GAAAAGATCAAGTGGACAAGCTCCCAACCTCTCCTCGGCtcattaaaactcattttccaGTCCAGTTTGTGCCAAAGTCCTTTTGGGAGCAGAACTGTAGG ATGATCTATGTAGCCCGCAATGCCAAAGACAACATGGTTTCCTACTTTCACTTTGACAGCATGAACAGTGTCCAGCCCCTGCCTGGAGACTGGAACAACTACTTCCATAGATTCATGGAGGGAAAGA TGGTGTTCGGATCCTGGTATGAACATGTGTCCGGCTGGTGGGAGAAAAAGAAGACGTATCCAAAAATCCATTACATGTTCTACGAGGATTTGATTGAA GACACTGGACGAGAAATTGACAAACTCTGCGACTTTCTTGGGCTGACTTCCTCTGTTGAGGAGAGGGAAGGAATTGTGGGACGAGCTCAGTTTAGTAGTATGAAAAAAGACAGCATGGCCAACTACTCCACACTTCCTGTAATGGACTTTAAAATATCTCCTTTCATGAGAAAAG GAAAGGTCGGAGACTGGAAGAACCATTTCACTGTTGCCCAGAATGAAGAGTTTGATGAAGACtacaaaaaaaagatgaaggaTCCGTCACTCAGGTTTCGCTCTGTAATTTGA
- the LOC121517702 gene encoding cytosolic sulfotransferase 3-like, which yields MDSCPRPELFDFHGVWMSHLFTENWEDVQNFQARPDDVLIASYPKAGSTWLCQITDLLYFSQTTPEREKKLQIYWRVPHLEASSCSWMKGTDMINNLPSSPRLMRTHLPVHFLPKSFFEQNCKIIYVGRNAKDSVVSYYHFERMSLLCPEPGDWSSYVQRFMEGKMVLGSWYDHVSGWWEKKKTYPKIHYMFYEDLIEDTGREIDKLCDFLGLTSSVEEREGIAGRAQFSSMKKDSMANYSTLPVMDFKISPFMRKGKVGDWKNHFTVAQNEEFDEDYKKKMNDPSLRFRTLI from the exons ATGGATTCATGTCCTCGACCGGAGCTGTTTGATTTCCATGGAGTCTGGATGAGCCAtcttttcactgaaaactggGAGGATGTCCAAAACTTCCAGGCCAGGCCAGATGATGTTCTTATTGCATCATACCCCAAAGCTG GGAGCACTTGGCTCTGCCAAATCACTGACCTGCTGTATTTTAGTCAAACGACTCCAGAGCgggaaaaaaaacttcaaatctATTGGCGAGTACCCCATCTAGAGGCCAGTTCCTGTTCCTGGATGAAAG GGACAGACATGATAAACAATCTCCCCAGCTCTCCTCGGCTGATGAGGACTCATCTTCCTGTCCACTTCCTACCAAAGTCCTTTTTTGAGCAAAACTGCAAG ATCATTTATGTTGGTCGCAATGCCAAAGACAGCGTGGTGTCTTATTACCACTTTGAACGAATGAGCTTGTTATGTCCTGAGCCTGGAGACTGGAGCAGTTACGTCCAGAGGTTCATGGAGGGGAAGA TGGTGCTTGGATCCTGGTATGACCATGTGTCTGGCTGGTGGGAGAAAAAGAAGACGTATCCAAAAATCCATTACATGTTCTACGAGGATTTGATTGAA GACACTGGACGAGAAATTGACAAACTCTGCGACTTTCTTGGGCTGACTTCCTCTGTTGAGGAGAGGGAAGGAATTGCGGGACGAGCTCAGTTTAGTAGTATGAAAAAAGACAGCATGGCCAACTACTCCACACTTCCTGTAATGGACTTTAAAATATCTCCTTTCATGAGAAAAG GAAAGGTCGGAGACTGGAAGAACCATTTCACTGTTGCCCAGAATGAAGAGTTTGATGAAGACTacaagaaaaagatgaatgacCCGTCACTCAGGTTTCGCACTTTAATTTGA